DNA sequence from the Arthrobacter sp. V1I9 genome:
CCTGAATATCGCGGTAGTCCTGCACCCGGATGTCAACACTTTCGGTAAGTCCTGCGTCGGCTGCGCGTTTGCGTGCCATGATGGCTTGCTCCTGCGACAAAGTGACGCCAACTACCGTGACGCCGTACTTTCCGGCAGCGTGCAGGGCGAAGCTTCCCCAGCCACAGCCAACGTTCAGCACACGCATGCCGGGCTTGAGGCCCAGCTTGCGGCACACCAGGTCCAGCTTTGCCTCCTGCGCGGCTTCCAGGCCGCGGGCAAGCCGGTGGCCATCGGGAACCAGTCCGTCCTCCTCTTCTGGCCACACGGCGCAGGAGTACACCAGCGACGGGCCCAGGACCATTTCGTAGAAGTCGTTGCCCACGTCGTAATGGTGCGAGATGGCGGCGGAATCCCGTCGCCGGGAATGGAGCCTGCCCTTTCGGGCGATTTGCGCTTCTTCGGGTGGAGGAGCAGGGTTGGGGCCGATGGCTCCCAGCCTCACGGCAGTCCGGACCAGCGTCCAGAGCTCAGCTACGGTGAGCGGCTTGAAGGGCCCCGGTTCTGCAAACTTGCCGGCCGAGCTCAAGGCGGTGAAGGCAGCAAAGACATCCCCCGGCGCGTTAATGTCGCCGGAAACGTACGCCCGGCTCAGGCCCAGCTGCCCTGGCGACCAAAGTATGCGCCGCAGGGCACGCCGGGAACGGAACTCCAGCAGCGGTGCTTCTTCCGGCCCGGCTTCTGAGCCGTCCCATGCCCGCAGACGGAGTGGGATGTCATCAGTGCCCAGCACGATGGCAATGGCCTTTGCGAGTCGTGCGGCGTTCCCTTTGCTGGTGGTCATGGCGTCCTCCCTGTGTCCTTGGGCCAAGACTAAGGTAGGCAGCCCCTGCACGACTATCATGGGTGGGTGAATTCTGCCCGCGCCGACGTAGTGGTCATTGGCGCGGGCCAGGCCGGTCTTTCCGCCGCCTATCACCTTCAGCGCCGGGGGCTGGACTTCACCGTGCTCGACGCCGAGGAAGGTCCAGGCGGTGCATGGCGGCACCGGTGGAAGAGTCTCCGGATGGCAACCGTCAACGGCATCAGCGACCTCCCGGGCATCGCCCAGCCCGCCGTAGACCCCAGGGAACCGAGCTCGGAGTTCCTGACGCGCTATTTCCGTACGTATGAGGAGGAACTGGGCCTGTCCGTCCAGCGTCCCGTCAAAGTAGCGTCGGTCAGCCGCGAAGACACGGACCCTGCCGGCAGGCTGCTGGTCAGCACCTCCGTGGGTGACTGGAGCGCAGCGGCGGTAATCAATGCCACCGGCACCTGGACCCGGCCGTTCTGGCCCATCTATCCCGGGCAGTCGACGTTCCGGGGCCGCCAGCTCCATGTGGCCGACTACGTTTCTGCCGCGGAGTTCGCGGGAAAGCATGTCATCGTGGTTGGCGGCGGAATCTCCGCCGTCGGGCTCCTGGACGAAATTTCGCGGGTCACCTCCACCAGCTGGTTCACCCGGCGGGAGCCGGTGTGGCGGGATGCCGACTTTGACGCCAGGGCCGGCCACGACGCCGTGGCCATGGTGGAGGAGCGGGTGCGCCAGGGCCTGCCTCCGCAAAGCGTGGTGTCCGTGACCGGGCTCATCTGGACACCTGCCCTCCGTGCTGCGGCAGCACGCGGTGCCCTCAACCGGCAGCCCATGTTCACGGCGATTGAGCCCGACGGCGTCCGGCTGGCTGACGGGCGCCTCCTGGGAGCAGACGTCATCCTGTGGGCCACCGGCTTCCGGGCGGAACTCGAGCACCTCGCGCCGCTGCACCTTCGGGGACCGGGAGGAGGGATCGCGATGGAGGGAACCCAGGTGGCAGCCGAGCCGCGGGTCCATCTGGTGGGCTATGGACCGTCGTCGTCAACCATCGGCGCCAACCGGGCAGGCCGCGCCGCAGTAGCGGCGATTCTGAAGCTGCCGGGGATCAGGCCCACCGCGAGGACGGTAAATTGGGGCTGACGGCGGGAGTCGGACAAACGTTGCAAACAGGACAGGGCGGCAGGGACCAGGTGGCACCACAGACTCTCGAGGACGTTCTTGCGGGACTTCGGCGGCGGCCGGACGTGGAAGCACCCAACCTGCAGGCCTGGGATGCCACCGACCGCCTGCTGCTTGATTCCGCGGCCGCCCACGTGTCTGCCGGAAGCAGACTGACGGTCATCGGTGACCGCTACGGCGCGCTGACCCTGGGTTCCCTTGCAGTCCTCAACCCCGGTACCGTGCGCGTGCACCAGGACCTCATCACGGGCGAGCAGGCGCTCCGCCTCAATGCCGCGGAGGCATTCGGAAGCAGAGCCGAAAGTGGCCTGCCATTTGTCCAGCTTCCCCTCGGACTCGAACTCCTGGAGGATGCGGGGACGGTACTGCTGCAGCTGCCCAAGACCTTGGCCGAGCTCGACGAGATTGCGGCGGCAGTGGCCCGGTACGCCTCCCCGGACGTGGTGCTCCTGGCCGGCGGCCGGGTCAAGCACATGTCCCTCGGCATGAACGCGGTTCTGGAGCGCCACTTCAAATCCGTCACGCCGCAGCTCGCCCGCCAGAAGTCACGGGTGATCGTGGCCACCGGCCCACAGGGGAGCGGCGCCCCGGAACCATTTCCCGTCGTTGAGCACCTGGCCGAAATCGATCTGGACGTCGCAGCCCATGGTGCCGTCTTTGCCGGATCCAGGCTGGACATCGGCACCCGGTTCCTGCTGACATTCCTGCCGGCCATGCGGCCCGTGCAGCACGCCATCGACCTGGGCTGCGGCACCGGAATCCTTGCAGCTATGTATGCGCGGCAGTATCCAGGCTCAACAGTGACCGCCACGGACCAGTCAGCCGCCGCCGTGGCATCCGCCCGCGCAACTGCACAAGCGAACGGCCTGTCTGAGCAGATCAGCACTCTCCAGGACGACGCCATGGGCACCCTGCCGGACGGGACCGCAGACCTGATCCTCCTTAATCCGCCCTTCCACGTGGGCGCCGGCGTCCATGCGGGAGCAGGCCTGAAGCTGATAGAAGCGGCCGGGCGGGTCCTGGCGCCCGGCGGCGACCTATGGACCGTCTACAACCGCCACCTTGCCTATCTGCCGGCGCTTGAGCGGCACGTCGGCCCCACCGTTGTGAAAGGCCAGAACCCCAAATTCATTGTGACCCTCAGCACCCGCCGCGGCCCGCGGTGACCCTGCCCGGCGGGAGGCACGGCCAACGGGGGACGGCCGGGCGGCGCTGCGCCGCGCCGTCGGCCGTTTCTATGGGTCTGCGCCCATGCGTAACGTACGATTCAGACATCAGTAACTATGTGCCGGAGACGAAGGGGACGCCGTGACTGAGATCCGCCAATCCTCACCACGACGCGGCACCAACCTGCCCCGGATGGGGGACTTCAACCTCACGGTGATCCTCGACGCCATCCGCAGGACGGCCGGCGGGCTCAGCAGGGTGGAGCTCGCCCAGATAGTCGGTCTTTCGCCGCAGACCATCTCCAACATCTCCCGCCGCCTCCTGGACCAGAACCTCATTGTCGAGGCAGGCAAGGAGGGCAGTGGCCCCGGTAAACCTCGCACCATTCTCCGCCTCAACCCCGGTGGCATGTTCGCCGTCGGCGTCCACCTCGATCCCGCGGTGACCACCTTCGTGGTCCTGGATCTGGTGGGCGCGGTGGTACAGCACTCGCGGATCAAGACGCCCGGCGGAAATGATCCCGCCGCCGTCATTGCCACTATCGCGGCCGAGATCGCCCAGCTCGTGGCCGATTCCGGGGTGGACACGGACAGGATCGCAGGCCTTGGCGTGGCGGCTCCCGGCCCCATCGACGTGGACAACGGCACCGTGGTTGACCCGCCGCTCCTTCCGGGCTGGGACAGGGTGGAACTGCGCAACGCGCTCTCAGAAGCCACCGGCTACTCGGTCCTGATGGACAAGGACGTCACCAGCGCCGCGGTGGCGGAAACCTGGGCCGGCGGCCCCAGCGGAGCCGGCAGCTTCATCTTTATGTACATGGGCACCGGCATCGGGTGCGGAATCGTGCTGAACGACGAGGTGGTCCGGGGCACTTCGGGCAACGCCGGCGAAATCGGGCATATCGTGGTGGATCCGGACGGGCCGCCCTGCGACTGCGGCCTCCGCGGCTGCGTGAAGTCTTCCTGCATCCCGCAGGTGCTCGTGGCCGAGGCCGAGGCCGCCGGGATCCTGGACGGCTCCCGGTCCGGCAACAGCGGGGCTGAAATCCAGCAGAGTTTCTCCGCGCTGTGCGACCTCGCCGACGAGGGGAATGAACAGGCGCTGGCCATCATCGACAAGTCTGCGCTGCTGGTGGCGCGGGCAGCGTCCGTGGTGACCAACACGCTGGACGTTGAGCGGGTGGTGTTCGGCGGACCGTTCTGGAGCCGCCTTGCCGAACGCTACCTCGAGAAGATCCCGGCGCTGCTCGACGCCAACAGCGACACCCGGCTGATCCACCGCATCGAGGTGGTGGGGACCGGCGTGGGCGAGGATGTGGGGGCTATCGGCGCAGCCTCCCTGGTTCTGGAACACACTCTCGCGCCCCGCGCCCAAAGGCTCCTGCTGGAGAGCTGAGACGGTGGCCTTGCCTGGCGCCGGGCACCGATCTAGCATTTGCGTATTGCCGCGGCTGGGGCCCGCTGACAACGGGGGACCGCAGCCATTGATGGAAATGGAGCACCATGCGTCGGCCGGCCCTGAAGACCATGTCCCTGATCGCTTCCGCACTGATCGTCCTGACGGCCTGCACGCCGGCTGCTCCGGAGGACGGATCGAAGACGTTGAAGGTGGTCTATCAGAAGACCGATTCCTTCACCGCCCTTGAGACGATGTTCCAGGCGGCCAAACAGGAGTTCGAGGCCGCAAACCCGGGGGTCGCGGTGGAGCTGCAGCCCATCCAGGGCAACGACGACGACTACGGCACCAAGCTGGCCCTCGCGCTGAGATCGCCCTCCACCGCGCCGGACGTCTTCTACGAGGACACCTTCAAGGTCCGCTCCGACGTCGACGCCGGCTACCTCCTCAAGCTGGACAGCCACCTCGAGGGCTGGGAGGACTGGTCCAAATTCGACGACGGCGCCAAGGCGGCAGGGCGGGCGGATGACGGCGGGACCTACGCGGTGCCGCTGGGCACCGACACCCGGGCCATCTGGTACAACCGGAAGGTCCTCGAAGCCGCCGGGATCAGCGTCCCCTGGCAGCCGCGCAGCTGGCAGGACATCCTGGACACCGCACGCAAGATCAAGGCGAACGATCCCTCGGTGGTCCCGTTCAACATGTACGCGGGCAAGGGAACCGGTGAAGGAACCGTCATGCAGGGCTTCTACGAACTGCTGTACGGAACCGGGTCCACGCTGTACGACGAGGAAACCAAAAAGTGGGTGGTGGGATCCGCCGGCTTCAAGGACTCCCTGGCCTTCCTCAAGACGCTCTACGACGAGGGGCTCGCCGTGACGCCGGCCCAGGCACTGGATGCGAACGTTTGGAAGAAGGTGTTCGGCGAATGGTTCCCGAAGGGAAAGCTGGGCGCCACCGTGGAAGGCTCCTACGCGCCGTCGTTCTGGCAGGACGGCGGCAGCTATGAATGGCCCGGCTATGAGCAGGAGATGGGTGTTGCCCCGTTCCCGACGCAGGACGGCCGCGCCCCGGGAGCCGTGAGCATGTCCGGCGGCTGGACGCTGGCCATCGGTGCCGGAACAAAGGAGCCCGACCTCGCGTTCAGCTTCCTCAGCACGGCGATGAACCGGGAAAATTCCCTTGCCTTCACGCTCGACAGCTCGCAGATCGCCGTCCGCAGCGATGTCGCCGACGATTCCGGCTACCAGGCTGGAAACCCGTTCGTGAAGGACGTCTCCGAACTCGTATCCGTTACCCGCTACCGCCCGGCAACGTCCGATTATCCTCGAATTTCGGCCGCGGTTCAGGAGGCAACGGAGGCCGTGATCACCGGCGCCCGGGAGCCCGAACAGGCAGCAGCGGACTACGACGCAGCGGTGACGGATATCGTAGGTGGCGACAACACCGTCCGGAAGTAAGCGGTGCCGGCCCAAACCGGGGGACGCGGGCTGCTGCGCTACCTGCCCGTCCTGCCTTCCGTCCTGCTCCTGGTGGTTTTCCTCGCGGGTCCTGTGTTGTGGGCTTTCCACGCGTCCTTCACCAACGCCGGCCTGACAGGCCGCAACGCGCGCAGCCCGCAATGGATCGGGTTGGAGAACTACCAGCGGCTGCTGGTGGATCAGGTGTTCCCCCTGTCGCTGGGGCTGACAGTGCTGTTTGTTTTGGGTTCTGCTGTCGTGGGGCAGAACCTCCTGGGGCTGGCGCTTGCCGTCCTCATGCGCCGTGCGCGCCGGACGGTGTCTGCCGTGGTTGGCACAGCGGTGGTCGCAGCCTGGGTGCTTCCCGAGATCGTTGCTGCCTTTGCCGCCTATGCCTACTTCAGCCGCGACGGGACGCTTAACCAACTGCTGGGCGGCCTGGGGCTGGACCAGCCGGACTGGCTCTATTCCTGGCCCATGGCAGCGGTGGTGCTGGCCAACATCTGGCGCGGCACTGCCTTCTCCATGCTGGTATACCGTGCGGCGCTGAACGATGTTCCCACGGAAGTGTCCGAAGCCGCCCAGATGGACGGTGCCGGGGGCTGGCAGCGGCTTGCCTTCATTACGCTGCCCATGATCCGGGGGAGCATCGCCACCAACCTGATGCTGATTACGCTGCAGACCCTCGCTGTCTTCACCCTGATCTGGGTGATGACCGCCGGCGGCCCGGCCAACGCCAGCACCACGCTGCCCATCCTGGCTTACCAGGAGGCGTTCAAGTTTGGCGACATCGGCTACGGGACTGCCGTTGCTACCGTGCTGATCCTCATTGGAGGCGTCTTTGGTGCTGTCTACATCCGGCTGCTGCGGGAGGCGAAGCCATGACCGCGCCCGTAAAGGCGTCCAGGGCTGTGCCTTCCGTCGAAACCCGCGGCCGGAGCCGCGGGCGGTCCCGCAGCAGCACTCCCGCAGATGTGTCCCTGCTGCTGCTCGGCGCCTGCTTCGTGCTGCCGCTGTTCTGGCTGGTCCTGGCCTCCTTGGACGCCGAGGCAAGCCACGAAACGAGGGTTCCGGCACAGGCCAGCCTGGAAAACTTTGCCGCCATCATGTCGCCCGGGCTGCTGTTCCAGCCACTGTGGAACAGCCTGGTGCTCTCCGCCGGCACGGCCACGGTCACCCTCGCTGCAGCAGTGCTGGCGGCCTACCCGCTGTCCCGCTACCGGTCCCGGTTCAACAGCCCGTTTATGTACGCCGTCCTCTTCGGCACCTGCCTACCCGTGACGGCCATCATGGTGCCGGTGTACGGATTGTTCGTCCAGCTCAACCTGCTGGACTCGATGCCGGCCACCATCTTCTTTATGGCCACCACCACCCTGCCCATGGCCATCTGGATGACCAAGAGCTTCATGGACGGCGTGCCGCTGTCCCTCGAGGAGGCTGCCTGGGTGGACGGGGCGTCAAGGATGACCGCGCTGCGCACCATCGTCCTGCCGCTCATGCGCCAGGGCCTGGGCGTGGTGTTCATCTTTGTGTTCATCCAGGCCTGGGGCAACTTCTTTGTCCCGTTCGTGCTGCTCCTGTCCGAGGCCAACCAGCCCGCTGCCGTGTCCATCTTCAGCTTCTTCGGACAGCACGGGGCAGTTGCCTACGGCCAGCTGGCCGCATTCTCCATCCTGTACTCACTGCCGGTCCTGGCCCTGTACGTCATCGTGGCCAGGGGTGCCGGAAGCTCATTCGCCCTCTCGGGCGCGGTGAGGGGCTGAAGTGGCGCAACCGTGCAGGCAACCCGTCCGGTCCCGTGACCTGTCAGTCGATGTCCTCGAAGATCACGCCGTAGGGGAGGCTGTCATCGAGGTGGGCCTGGTGGCCGGTGGAGCCGGGGTTGTAAACATCACGGACGCCGTGCAGCTTGTCCGCAGCTGATTGCTGAAGGACAGGCTTAACAGTGTTGATGAACATCTCGCTTTTGTCGGCGAGAAACTCCTTGTAACTGGCTGGAAGCTCGCTCATGTCAAAAAGGATAGACCCGCGGAGGCCCGGTGGGGAGGGGTACACCCGCGGAGCTTTGACGCCAAAACAGTGGGCAGGACCACTCAACCGGGCGAACAATGTTCTGCGCAGCAACGAAACAAGTCGTAAGACTGCGTCTTAATTCGGCGGGGAACTTGAATGCTTCTTCGGCCGCTCCTAGAGTTCTATACAAGTTACCGCGGTAACGTGTCAGCGATCCTCCGATGCGGAGGGTGTGGGTGCCCCCATGTGGGCCTGACATTTGCTCACGGACAACTTCATTCCAGGCGTAACAGTCGCGGCTGCGTCCTTGTGGAGTTCTTCCGTGTTCCCCAAACTCAAATTCATTGCCGGTGTCCTGTCACAACTGACAGGCAGCCCTCAATGGCCCAAAGCCAAGGACGCAAATGTCGCCACCCAGCCTTATTGACACACATCCGAACCTCTCCGACGCCGCCCCGGTGGCGCTCTCCTACGAGCTGTTCCCGCCACGGTCGCCGAAAGCCGCGGAAACGCTGTGGACTACCATCCGCGAACTGGAAAGCACCGAGCCGGACTACGTCTCGGTCACCTATGGTGCCAGCGGCTCCAACCGGGACACCGCCGTCGAACTCATCAACCGGCTCCTGCTGGAGACCACCCTCCGGCCGTTGGCCCACCTGACCTGCGTGGGCAACACCCCGCAGGAACTGGCAGGGATCATCGGCGAGCTGCTGGATACCGGCGTGCGGGGCATCCTCGCTCTGCGCGGTGACCTTCCCCAGGACGGCGGTGAACCTGCTGCAGGCTCGCTGCGCTACGCCCAGGACCTGATCGAACTCATCCGCCGCGTGGAGCAGCGCCGGTCGGCACTGCTGTGCGCCGGAAAGATCGCGGTGGGCGTTGCGGCGTATCCCACCCGGCATCCGGAATCACCCAGCGAGGAGCACGACGTCGAGGTGCTGCTGGCCAAGCAGCGTTCCGGCGCCGATTTCGCCATCACCCAGGTCTTCTTCCACACCGACCAGTACGCGGACCTGCTCACCAGGGCCCGCCGTGCAGGGGTCACCATCCCCATCATCCCCGGCGTTATGCCGTTCACCAGCCTCCGCCGCCTGAACCGGCTGGGCCAACTCGCAGGCGTGGAACCGGCTCCGGAACTGATGGCGCGCCTCGCCGCGGCAGACACCGACCTCGAACGCCTCCACATCGGCGTCAGCGCCACCGTTGACCTGGCCAGGGCAGCACTGGACGCCGGCGCCCCCGGCATCCACATCTACACCTTCAACGAGCACCAAAGCGCGCTGGAGGTGCTGGACAAGCTGGCCCTTCCGCGGCGCAGCCGTTCCGGCATCCGCCAGGCAACGGCCGCCAGCCGCCAGCTCGCCAGCTGAACACCTCTTCCATCCTCACCGCCGTAGACACTACGGCCCACACACCTAGGAATTGTCATGCCTAAAAACAACACCCCCTTCCCGTCAGCTTCAGTCCTCGGCTACCCCCGCATCGGCCGCCGCCGCGAGCTCAAGAAGGCCGTCGAGGCCTACTGGGCCGGCAAGATCGACGCCGCCGCCCTGGACGCCGCCGCCAAGGACATCCAGCTGACCACCGCCAGGCGCCTGCAGGAACTCGGCCTGGCCGAAGCCGCCGCCGTGCCCGGCACCTTCTCCTACTACGACCAGGTCCTGGACACCACCGCGCACCTCGGCGCAGTCCCGGCCCGCTTCGGCAAGCTCCTCAACGCAGAGGGACAGCTCGACGTCGACGGCTACTTCACGCTTGCCCGCGGCACCAAGGAACAGCAGCCGCTGGAAATGACCAAGTGGTTCGATACCAACTACCACTACCTGGTGCCGGAGATCGGCCCGGAGACCGAGTTCACCCTCGCCTCCACGGCCAAGGTTGACGAGTTCGCCTTCGCCCTGGCCAACGGCATCGAGACCCGCCCGTACATCGTTGGCCCGGTCACCTACCTGCTGCTGTCCAAGGCTTCCGACGGCGCCCCGGAAGGCTTCGCTCCGCTGTCACGCCTCGAGGACATCCTGCCCGTCTACGTCCAGCTGCTCGAGAAGCTTGCCGCCGCCGGCGCCAGCTGGGTCCAGCTCGACGAGCCCGGCCTGGTGGTGGACCAGGACACCCCTTCCGCAGAAATCGAAGCAGCCGTTGCCCGCGCCTACGAGGTCCTCACCGCTGCAGCCAACCGCCCGCAGATCCTGGTTTCCACTCCGTACGGCTCGCTGGACGGCCAGCTCGG
Encoded proteins:
- a CDS encoding class I SAM-dependent methyltransferase, which gives rise to MTTSKGNAARLAKAIAIVLGTDDIPLRLRAWDGSEAGPEEAPLLEFRSRRALRRILWSPGQLGLSRAYVSGDINAPGDVFAAFTALSSAGKFAEPGPFKPLTVAELWTLVRTAVRLGAIGPNPAPPPEEAQIARKGRLHSRRRDSAAISHHYDVGNDFYEMVLGPSLVYSCAVWPEEEDGLVPDGHRLARGLEAAQEAKLDLVCRKLGLKPGMRVLNVGCGWGSFALHAAGKYGVTVVGVTLSQEQAIMARKRAADAGLTESVDIRVQDYRDIQDGSFDAISSIGMSEHVGRAEMPRYTAALFNLLRPGGRLLNHAISWNAGPTAPDPDSFIPRYVFPDGEMISLGEMSAALESAGFEIVDVEALRRHYALTLRAWVSRLEEHWEQAAKLTSPGRARVWRLYMASSALGFENGLTGVNQVLVQRPGGDPPPLRRTQWL
- a CDS encoding FAD-dependent oxidoreductase gives rise to the protein MNSARADVVVIGAGQAGLSAAYHLQRRGLDFTVLDAEEGPGGAWRHRWKSLRMATVNGISDLPGIAQPAVDPREPSSEFLTRYFRTYEEELGLSVQRPVKVASVSREDTDPAGRLLVSTSVGDWSAAAVINATGTWTRPFWPIYPGQSTFRGRQLHVADYVSAAEFAGKHVIVVGGGISAVGLLDEISRVTSTSWFTRREPVWRDADFDARAGHDAVAMVEERVRQGLPPQSVVSVTGLIWTPALRAAAARGALNRQPMFTAIEPDGVRLADGRLLGADVILWATGFRAELEHLAPLHLRGPGGGIAMEGTQVAAEPRVHLVGYGPSSSTIGANRAGRAAVAAILKLPGIRPTARTVNWG
- a CDS encoding class I SAM-dependent methyltransferase, which translates into the protein MAPQTLEDVLAGLRRRPDVEAPNLQAWDATDRLLLDSAAAHVSAGSRLTVIGDRYGALTLGSLAVLNPGTVRVHQDLITGEQALRLNAAEAFGSRAESGLPFVQLPLGLELLEDAGTVLLQLPKTLAELDEIAAAVARYASPDVVLLAGGRVKHMSLGMNAVLERHFKSVTPQLARQKSRVIVATGPQGSGAPEPFPVVEHLAEIDLDVAAHGAVFAGSRLDIGTRFLLTFLPAMRPVQHAIDLGCGTGILAAMYARQYPGSTVTATDQSAAAVASARATAQANGLSEQISTLQDDAMGTLPDGTADLILLNPPFHVGAGVHAGAGLKLIEAAGRVLAPGGDLWTVYNRHLAYLPALERHVGPTVVKGQNPKFIVTLSTRRGPR
- a CDS encoding ROK family transcriptional regulator, with the translated sequence MGDFNLTVILDAIRRTAGGLSRVELAQIVGLSPQTISNISRRLLDQNLIVEAGKEGSGPGKPRTILRLNPGGMFAVGVHLDPAVTTFVVLDLVGAVVQHSRIKTPGGNDPAAVIATIAAEIAQLVADSGVDTDRIAGLGVAAPGPIDVDNGTVVDPPLLPGWDRVELRNALSEATGYSVLMDKDVTSAAVAETWAGGPSGAGSFIFMYMGTGIGCGIVLNDEVVRGTSGNAGEIGHIVVDPDGPPCDCGLRGCVKSSCIPQVLVAEAEAAGILDGSRSGNSGAEIQQSFSALCDLADEGNEQALAIIDKSALLVARAASVVTNTLDVERVVFGGPFWSRLAERYLEKIPALLDANSDTRLIHRIEVVGTGVGEDVGAIGAASLVLEHTLAPRAQRLLLES
- a CDS encoding extracellular solute-binding protein translates to MRRPALKTMSLIASALIVLTACTPAAPEDGSKTLKVVYQKTDSFTALETMFQAAKQEFEAANPGVAVELQPIQGNDDDYGTKLALALRSPSTAPDVFYEDTFKVRSDVDAGYLLKLDSHLEGWEDWSKFDDGAKAAGRADDGGTYAVPLGTDTRAIWYNRKVLEAAGISVPWQPRSWQDILDTARKIKANDPSVVPFNMYAGKGTGEGTVMQGFYELLYGTGSTLYDEETKKWVVGSAGFKDSLAFLKTLYDEGLAVTPAQALDANVWKKVFGEWFPKGKLGATVEGSYAPSFWQDGGSYEWPGYEQEMGVAPFPTQDGRAPGAVSMSGGWTLAIGAGTKEPDLAFSFLSTAMNRENSLAFTLDSSQIAVRSDVADDSGYQAGNPFVKDVSELVSVTRYRPATSDYPRISAAVQEATEAVITGAREPEQAAADYDAAVTDIVGGDNTVRK
- a CDS encoding carbohydrate ABC transporter permease, whose protein sequence is MPAQTGGRGLLRYLPVLPSVLLLVVFLAGPVLWAFHASFTNAGLTGRNARSPQWIGLENYQRLLVDQVFPLSLGLTVLFVLGSAVVGQNLLGLALAVLMRRARRTVSAVVGTAVVAAWVLPEIVAAFAAYAYFSRDGTLNQLLGGLGLDQPDWLYSWPMAAVVLANIWRGTAFSMLVYRAALNDVPTEVSEAAQMDGAGGWQRLAFITLPMIRGSIATNLMLITLQTLAVFTLIWVMTAGGPANASTTLPILAYQEAFKFGDIGYGTAVATVLILIGGVFGAVYIRLLREAKP
- a CDS encoding carbohydrate ABC transporter permease; this translates as MTAPVKASRAVPSVETRGRSRGRSRSSTPADVSLLLLGACFVLPLFWLVLASLDAEASHETRVPAQASLENFAAIMSPGLLFQPLWNSLVLSAGTATVTLAAAVLAAYPLSRYRSRFNSPFMYAVLFGTCLPVTAIMVPVYGLFVQLNLLDSMPATIFFMATTTLPMAIWMTKSFMDGVPLSLEEAAWVDGASRMTALRTIVLPLMRQGLGVVFIFVFIQAWGNFFVPFVLLLSEANQPAAVSIFSFFGQHGAVAYGQLAAFSILYSLPVLALYVIVARGAGSSFALSGAVRG
- a CDS encoding methylenetetrahydrofolate reductase, whose translation is MSPPSLIDTHPNLSDAAPVALSYELFPPRSPKAAETLWTTIRELESTEPDYVSVTYGASGSNRDTAVELINRLLLETTLRPLAHLTCVGNTPQELAGIIGELLDTGVRGILALRGDLPQDGGEPAAGSLRYAQDLIELIRRVEQRRSALLCAGKIAVGVAAYPTRHPESPSEEHDVEVLLAKQRSGADFAITQVFFHTDQYADLLTRARRAGVTIPIIPGVMPFTSLRRLNRLGQLAGVEPAPELMARLAAADTDLERLHIGVSATVDLARAALDAGAPGIHIYTFNEHQSALEVLDKLALPRRSRSGIRQATAASRQLAS